A single genomic interval of Microbacterium sp. zg-Y1090 harbors:
- the mscL gene encoding large conductance mechanosensitive channel protein MscL — MIQGFKDFILRGNVIDLAVAVVIGGAFTALVNAVVSSIITPIVALFYQENEAGIAGPTVYGLYGQAVTFPIGDLISAVISFFAVALVVYFVFVVPMNRWKERQARKAGISEQEEEKLPTEQEILVQIRDLLEKNSANRP, encoded by the coding sequence GTGATCCAGGGCTTCAAAGATTTCATCCTGCGCGGCAACGTCATCGATCTGGCCGTCGCGGTCGTGATCGGCGGCGCGTTCACCGCTCTGGTGAACGCAGTCGTCAGCAGCATCATCACGCCGATCGTCGCTCTGTTCTACCAGGAGAACGAGGCCGGCATCGCCGGCCCAACTGTCTACGGCCTCTACGGCCAAGCGGTGACGTTCCCCATCGGCGACCTCATCAGCGCGGTCATCAGCTTCTTCGCCGTCGCGCTCGTCGTCTACTTCGTGTTCGTCGTGCCGATGAACCGCTGGAAGGAGCGCCAGGCGCGCAAGGCCGGCATCAGCGAGCAGGAAGAGGAGAAGCTGCCCACCGAGCAGGAGATCCTGGTGCAGATCCGCGACCTGCTCGAGAAGAACAGCGCGAACCGGCCATAG
- a CDS encoding FmdB family zinc ribbon protein, whose product MPTYAYACKQCSHRFDAVQSFAEPSLTECPECGGVLRKEYGQIGVTFNGSGFYRTDSRAGAAGGGTSGGKKDAAASSSSTATTSSSSSSSAGASASPAAAGS is encoded by the coding sequence ATGCCTACCTACGCCTATGCCTGCAAGCAGTGCAGCCACCGCTTCGACGCCGTCCAGTCCTTCGCAGAGCCGTCGCTGACTGAGTGCCCCGAGTGCGGCGGCGTGCTGCGCAAGGAGTACGGACAGATCGGCGTCACCTTCAACGGATCCGGCTTCTACCGCACCGATTCGCGTGCCGGCGCCGCCGGCGGCGGCACGAGCGGTGGCAAGAAAGATGCCGCCGCCAGCTCCTCATCTACCGCGACGACCTCTTCTTCGTCATCATCGTCTGCAGGGGCATCCGCCTCCCCCGCCGCGGCGGGTTCGTGA